In Flavobacterium sp. N3904, one DNA window encodes the following:
- a CDS encoding cbb3-type cytochrome c oxidase subunit I: MKYKSQKVAYWFFALCMLLFSLQIIYGFIMGFDRIGMQGLHDIVPFNVARAVHTNLLVVWLLTGFMGAAYYIIPEEAQRELISVKWAYVQLISLAVVGVVAIVGFHFNHWEGRKFLEIPRELDFLVVINVLLFLGLILGTLFKGKRQTTTALVLSMGLLFAALLYLPGMIWFDSQVMDSFFRWWVVHLWVEGVWELIMGGILSYLLIKLTGVDREVIEKWLYVIVGLTFLSGVLGTGHHYYYIGVNKIWLIVGGIFSALEPLAFLAMALFAVNMYRKGEKSHPNKIALFWTIGSSIVSFIGAGLLGFAHTLPQTNLYTHGTLVTAMHGHYAFWGAYAMIVLAIISYALPNLTGRKRYQSATGMAAFWLSNIGMLGMTVAFGVAGVVQVYLERKMKMEFMVVQNEISIHFVVLLICATMFTTGIALFIYDFIKYGRPTDEALDIK, from the coding sequence ATGAAATATAAATCACAAAAAGTAGCCTATTGGTTTTTTGCACTGTGCATGTTATTGTTCTCTTTGCAAATTATCTATGGTTTTATCATGGGCTTTGACCGAATAGGAATGCAGGGATTGCATGATATTGTTCCTTTTAATGTTGCAAGAGCGGTACATACCAATTTGTTGGTAGTATGGTTGTTGACTGGTTTTATGGGAGCAGCCTATTACATCATCCCCGAAGAAGCACAACGCGAACTGATAAGCGTAAAATGGGCATATGTACAATTAATTTCACTCGCCGTTGTCGGCGTTGTAGCCATTGTAGGTTTCCACTTCAACCACTGGGAAGGAAGAAAATTTCTAGAAATTCCAAGAGAATTGGATTTTCTTGTAGTAATCAATGTACTGCTTTTTTTAGGATTGATTTTAGGAACACTTTTCAAAGGAAAACGCCAAACCACAACAGCCCTGGTATTGTCAATGGGATTATTGTTTGCGGCTTTGCTGTATTTGCCAGGAATGATTTGGTTTGACAGTCAGGTAATGGATTCATTCTTCCGTTGGTGGGTAGTTCACTTGTGGGTTGAAGGTGTTTGGGAACTAATTATGGGAGGTATTCTTTCGTATTTATTAATTAAATTGACGGGTGTAGATAGAGAAGTGATCGAAAAATGGCTGTATGTAATCGTTGGATTAACATTCCTTTCTGGAGTTTTGGGAACAGGACACCATTATTATTATATAGGAGTAAACAAAATTTGGTTAATCGTAGGTGGTATTTTCTCTGCATTGGAACCTTTAGCTTTCTTGGCAATGGCTTTGTTTGCTGTGAATATGTATCGCAAAGGCGAAAAAAGCCATCCCAACAAAATCGCTTTATTTTGGACAATTGGTTCTTCTATCGTTTCTTTTATAGGTGCAGGCTTACTGGGTTTTGCTCATACTTTGCCACAAACTAATCTTTACACTCACGGAACTTTGGTCACTGCTATGCACGGACATTATGCGTTCTGGGGCGCGTATGCGATGATTGTTTTAGCAATAATAAGTTATGCTTTACCCAATTTAACGGGCCGAAAAAGATATCAAAGCGCAACAGGGATGGCCGCTTTTTGGCTGTCCAATATCGGAATGTTGGGAATGACAGTTGCTTTTGGAGTAGCGGGAGTAGTGCAAGTGTATTTGGAAAGAAAAATGAAAATGGAATTCATGGTTGTACAAAACGAAATCAGTATTCACTTTGTGGTATTATTGATTTGCGCCACAATGTTTACCACCGGAATTGCTTTGTTTATTTATGATTTTATAAAATACGGGCGACCAACCGATGAAGCTTTAGATATAAAATAG
- a CDS encoding helix-turn-helix domain-containing protein — protein MKPFTFDQIPVMMNKIHDKLEHLEKLILRISTIKEDKEDILNIEEASKLLNLSVSTIYSKVSRREIPVNKQGKRIYFYRHELMQWIKSGRVKTYLEIQNDIEKRSKI, from the coding sequence ATGAAGCCATTTACTTTTGACCAAATACCTGTAATGATGAACAAGATTCATGATAAATTGGAGCATTTGGAAAAACTTATTTTAAGAATCTCTACTATAAAAGAAGATAAGGAAGATATTCTAAATATTGAAGAAGCCTCTAAACTTTTAAACCTATCGGTATCAACTATCTATAGTAAAGTAAGTAGGAGAGAAATTCCAGTTAATAAACAAGGTAAACGTATTTATTTCTACAGACATGAATTAATGCAATGGATTAAGTCAGGTCGGGTAAAAACTTATCTAGAAATTCAAAATGATATTGAGAAAAGGTCAAAAATCTAA
- a CDS encoding RrF2 family transcriptional regulator, with translation MFSKTCEYGIRATIFIASQSCQNKRAGLRDIAKKIDSPEAFTAKILQILSKNNIINSIKGVGGGFDIPRETMKDIKLAQIVNALEGDRVFTGCGLGLTHCSEDHPCPMHEKFKSIRNELAYMLENTNLEELALGIKTGDTFLRY, from the coding sequence ATTTTTTCTAAAACCTGCGAATACGGCATTCGAGCCACAATTTTCATTGCCTCACAATCTTGTCAAAACAAAAGAGCGGGACTTAGGGACATTGCCAAAAAAATTGATTCCCCAGAAGCTTTTACGGCCAAAATTCTTCAAATTTTATCCAAAAACAACATTATAAATTCCATAAAAGGCGTAGGTGGCGGATTTGATATTCCTCGAGAAACGATGAAAGATATCAAATTGGCTCAAATAGTAAATGCCCTTGAAGGAGACCGAGTATTTACGGGTTGTGGATTGGGACTAACTCATTGTTCTGAAGACCATCCTTGCCCAATGCACGAAAAATTTAAATCCATTCGAAACGAATTGGCTTACATGCTTGAGAATACAAATCTGGAGGAATTGGCTTTAGGAATAAAGACTGGTGATACTTTTTTACGATATTAA
- a CDS encoding CopD family protein, whose amino-acid sequence MNHHLLLIIHLLCATIWVGGHLLLVLGHLPQALREKNQNIILDYERKYEPVGMTALVLLVVTGIMMAYKYGVSIEYWFHFATPIEKVVSTKLLLLLLTVLFALSAQFRVLPKLKNSPIKLPEMTFHIISVTLIGVLMLIFGSFVRFGGF is encoded by the coding sequence ATGAACCACCATTTATTATTAATCATTCATCTTTTGTGTGCCACGATTTGGGTAGGCGGTCATTTATTGCTCGTCTTAGGTCATTTGCCTCAGGCGCTCAGGGAGAAAAATCAAAATATAATCCTCGACTATGAACGAAAGTACGAGCCGGTGGGAATGACTGCATTGGTTTTGCTGGTAGTCACAGGAATTATGATGGCTTATAAATATGGCGTGAGCATTGAATATTGGTTTCATTTTGCAACACCAATCGAAAAAGTGGTGTCTACCAAATTGCTGTTGCTTTTGCTAACCGTACTTTTTGCTTTGAGCGCCCAATTCCGAGTATTGCCAAAACTTAAAAACAGTCCCATTAAATTGCCTGAAATGACTTTTCATATTATATCTGTCACCTTGATTGGTGTTTTGATGCTGATTTTTGGGTCTTTTGTGCGTTTTGGAGGGTTTTGA
- a CDS encoding c-type cytochrome, protein MLSKSQARAFFLGGTLVTFLIFIGLTVYSFMPRNDQTNYKAINKQVVRGKEIWEHNNCMGCHTILGEGGYYAPELTKVIDRRGEGYVKAVLMSPIPWAPNGRKMVAYNMSEKDADAVVAYFKWIGKIDLNGFDRIVSPLAKANN, encoded by the coding sequence ATGCTTTCAAAATCACAAGCACGAGCATTTTTTCTGGGAGGAACATTGGTCACCTTTTTAATCTTTATAGGATTGACCGTATATTCGTTTATGCCCAGAAATGATCAAACCAACTACAAGGCAATAAACAAGCAAGTAGTGAGAGGAAAAGAAATTTGGGAACACAACAATTGCATGGGGTGTCATACCATTTTGGGAGAAGGAGGCTATTATGCTCCAGAACTGACAAAAGTTATTGACCGTAGAGGCGAAGGCTATGTCAAGGCCGTATTGATGTCGCCAATACCTTGGGCACCAAACGGGCGAAAAATGGTAGCCTACAATATGAGCGAAAAAGATGCTGATGCAGTTGTTGCTTACTTTAAATGGATCGGAAAAATTGATTTGAATGGGTTTGACCGTATCGTCTCCCCTTTAGCCAAAGCAAATAATTAA
- the ric gene encoding iron-sulfur cluster repair di-iron protein, with protein MENLEKITIGEYVAKDFRTAALFSKYSIDFCCNGNRSIEEACQKKAVNPDVLLGEIENILASKSDSGIDFNAWPIDLLADYIEKTHHRYVVEKTPVLLQFLDKLSKVHGANHPELLEINELFKGCAEELAHHMKKEEMILFPFVKSMVHAVISDELIEQPHFGTIENPIAMMMHEHDAEGERFRKIAELSNNYTPPADGCNTYKVTFAMLQEFEADLHKHIHLENNILFPKATKLEKEFSAQS; from the coding sequence ATGGAAAATTTAGAGAAAATTACAATAGGTGAATATGTTGCAAAAGATTTTAGAACCGCAGCTTTATTTTCAAAATATAGCATTGATTTTTGCTGCAATGGCAACAGAAGCATTGAAGAAGCTTGTCAGAAAAAAGCAGTCAATCCTGATGTTTTATTAGGGGAAATTGAAAATATTTTAGCATCAAAAAGCGATTCAGGAATCGATTTTAATGCGTGGCCAATCGATTTATTGGCCGATTATATTGAGAAAACGCATCACCGTTATGTAGTTGAAAAAACACCTGTTTTGCTTCAGTTTTTAGATAAATTAAGCAAAGTGCATGGGGCAAATCACCCTGAATTGTTAGAGATAAATGAGCTCTTTAAAGGTTGCGCCGAAGAATTGGCACATCATATGAAAAAAGAAGAAATGATTTTGTTTCCTTTTGTAAAGAGCATGGTTCATGCCGTTATCTCGGATGAATTAATTGAGCAGCCACATTTTGGAACAATAGAAAACCCTATTGCCATGATGATGCACGAACACGATGCAGAAGGAGAACGTTTTAGAAAAATAGCAGAGTTAAGTAATAATTACACACCGCCAGCTGACGGTTGCAATACCTATAAAGTAACATTTGCCATGCTGCAAGAATTTGAGGCCGATTTGCACAAACACATCCATTTGGAAAATAATATTTTATTCCCAAAAGCAACCAAGCTCGAAAAGGAATTTTCGGCACAATCATAA